Proteins encoded by one window of Ursus arctos isolate Adak ecotype North America unplaced genomic scaffold, UrsArc2.0 scaffold_22, whole genome shotgun sequence:
- the TIRAP gene encoding toll/interleukin-1 receptor domain-containing adapter protein isoform X1 produces the protein MPGLMGLVLSPILWHHHPPSQLLAPGPRSLWARWLNHSEEGAKQNWFRQALSKPKKLPDSAESSSRDVSQPSSQDDPPPLGLSSALSPTSPPTHVGSSSSSSSRGGRWSKDYDVCVCHSEEDLAAAQELVSYLEGSTASLRCFLQLRDATPGGAIVSELCQALSSSHCRVLLITPGFLQDPWCKYQMLQALTEAPGAEGRTIPLMSGLTRAAYPAELRFMYFVDGRGPDGGFRQVKEAVMRYLQTIS, from the exons ATGCCTGGTCTCATGGGGTTAGTTTTGAGCCCCATACTATGGCATCATCATCCTCCTTCCCAGCTCCTCGCCCCCGGTCCAAGAAGCCTCTGGGCAAGATGGCTG AACCATTCAGAGGAAGGAGCCAAGCAGA ACTGGTTCAGGCAGGCCCTGTCGAAGCCCAAGAAGCTGCCGGACTCTGCAGAGAGCAGCTCCAGGGATGTTTCACAGCCGAGCTCCCAGGAcgaccccccacccctgggcctcaGCTCAGCCTtgtctcccacctccccacccacacatgtgggtagtagcagcagcagcagcagcagaggtgGCCGCTGGAGCAAGGACTACGATGTCTGTGTGTGCCACAGTGAGGAGGACCTGGCGGCCGCCCAGGAGCTGGTCTCCTACCTGGAGGGCAGCACTGCCAGCCTGCGCTGCTTCCTGCAGCTTCGGGATGCGACCCCAGGCGGCGCCATCGTGTCCgagctgtgccaggcactgagtagCAGTCACTGCCGCGTGCTGCTCATCACCCCAGGCTTCCTGCAGGACCCGTGGTGCAAGTACCAGATGCTGCAGGCCCTGACCGAGGCCCCTGGGGCAGAGGGCCGCACCATCCCGCTGATGTCGGGCCTCACCAGAGCCGCTTACCCCGCTGAGCTCCGCTTCATGTACTTCGTGGATGGCCGGGGCCCCGACGGCGGCTTCCGCCAAGTCAAGGAAGCTGTCATGCGTT ATCTGCAGACCATCAGCTGA
- the TIRAP gene encoding toll/interleukin-1 receptor domain-containing adapter protein isoform X2, with translation MASSSSFPAPRPRSKKPLGKMADWFRQALSKPKKLPDSAESSSRDVSQPSSQDDPPPLGLSSALSPTSPPTHVGSSSSSSSRGGRWSKDYDVCVCHSEEDLAAAQELVSYLEGSTASLRCFLQLRDATPGGAIVSELCQALSSSHCRVLLITPGFLQDPWCKYQMLQALTEAPGAEGRTIPLMSGLTRAAYPAELRFMYFVDGRGPDGGFRQVKEAVMRYLQTIS, from the exons ATGGCATCATCATCCTCCTTCCCAGCTCCTCGCCCCCGGTCCAAGAAGCCTCTGGGCAAGATGGCTG ACTGGTTCAGGCAGGCCCTGTCGAAGCCCAAGAAGCTGCCGGACTCTGCAGAGAGCAGCTCCAGGGATGTTTCACAGCCGAGCTCCCAGGAcgaccccccacccctgggcctcaGCTCAGCCTtgtctcccacctccccacccacacatgtgggtagtagcagcagcagcagcagcagaggtgGCCGCTGGAGCAAGGACTACGATGTCTGTGTGTGCCACAGTGAGGAGGACCTGGCGGCCGCCCAGGAGCTGGTCTCCTACCTGGAGGGCAGCACTGCCAGCCTGCGCTGCTTCCTGCAGCTTCGGGATGCGACCCCAGGCGGCGCCATCGTGTCCgagctgtgccaggcactgagtagCAGTCACTGCCGCGTGCTGCTCATCACCCCAGGCTTCCTGCAGGACCCGTGGTGCAAGTACCAGATGCTGCAGGCCCTGACCGAGGCCCCTGGGGCAGAGGGCCGCACCATCCCGCTGATGTCGGGCCTCACCAGAGCCGCTTACCCCGCTGAGCTCCGCTTCATGTACTTCGTGGATGGCCGGGGCCCCGACGGCGGCTTCCGCCAAGTCAAGGAAGCTGTCATGCGTT ATCTGCAGACCATCAGCTGA
- the TIRAP gene encoding toll/interleukin-1 receptor domain-containing adapter protein isoform X3, with protein MLCDWFRQALSKPKKLPDSAESSSRDVSQPSSQDDPPPLGLSSALSPTSPPTHVGSSSSSSSRGGRWSKDYDVCVCHSEEDLAAAQELVSYLEGSTASLRCFLQLRDATPGGAIVSELCQALSSSHCRVLLITPGFLQDPWCKYQMLQALTEAPGAEGRTIPLMSGLTRAAYPAELRFMYFVDGRGPDGGFRQVKEAVMRYLQTIS; from the exons ATGCTTTGTG ACTGGTTCAGGCAGGCCCTGTCGAAGCCCAAGAAGCTGCCGGACTCTGCAGAGAGCAGCTCCAGGGATGTTTCACAGCCGAGCTCCCAGGAcgaccccccacccctgggcctcaGCTCAGCCTtgtctcccacctccccacccacacatgtgggtagtagcagcagcagcagcagcagaggtgGCCGCTGGAGCAAGGACTACGATGTCTGTGTGTGCCACAGTGAGGAGGACCTGGCGGCCGCCCAGGAGCTGGTCTCCTACCTGGAGGGCAGCACTGCCAGCCTGCGCTGCTTCCTGCAGCTTCGGGATGCGACCCCAGGCGGCGCCATCGTGTCCgagctgtgccaggcactgagtagCAGTCACTGCCGCGTGCTGCTCATCACCCCAGGCTTCCTGCAGGACCCGTGGTGCAAGTACCAGATGCTGCAGGCCCTGACCGAGGCCCCTGGGGCAGAGGGCCGCACCATCCCGCTGATGTCGGGCCTCACCAGAGCCGCTTACCCCGCTGAGCTCCGCTTCATGTACTTCGTGGATGGCCGGGGCCCCGACGGCGGCTTCCGCCAAGTCAAGGAAGCTGTCATGCGTT ATCTGCAGACCATCAGCTGA